The following coding sequences lie in one Lepeophtheirus salmonis chromosome 11, UVic_Lsal_1.4, whole genome shotgun sequence genomic window:
- the Pbp49 gene encoding snRNA-activating protein complex subunit 3: MESLHDPNSRKWISKKINLKKYFDELMLEVEEMRPNKNVAEKINSYKLSQMIGIKYQSPRESKLILKQIEEATSLDLLNLDDDDDDEDPAHSKTLASKNKSDFKKYKSLPIPKNASNSLKTLYYQELYLNKSRNNNCLQQRRKNVLIDCNNTWFECRHDDPDKLNLRLFHNELLVVVRIYRPIKYDTHRHSLLDRTRYTQELYLLGKNKLSELRDHIKCALDHSVSADLSHYPNESKSVKNGKELYKSGFLFINDCFYNDMRWPDCIDYSEVILNWANQPGRKLGKFTKAIMEDTYIRDLDIRLGYPYVYVHHGEHEHLFSFVDARLVSANDPQEVSNYPYERSVGIRNGKNCMICSMFVAKWITTENDRVPEDPFYFCEDCFHNFNYGKDGSKIGNFKAYKYVDNNAL, from the exons ATGGAGTCCCTTCACGACCCAAACTCACGAAAAtggatatctaaaaaaattaatttaaagaaatactttGATGAGTTAATGTTAGAAGTGGAGGAGATGAGGCCCAATAAAAACGTggctgaaaaaattaattcatataaattaagcCAAatgattggaataaaatatcaaagtcCCAGGGAGTCCAAGTTGATTTTGAAGCAAATCGAGGAAGCTACAAGTCTGGATCTTCtcaa CctggatgatgatgatgatgatgaagatcCAGCCCATTCAAAAACCTTggcttctaaaaataaaagcgactttaaaaagtataaatcccTCCCCATTCCTAAAAATGCTTCCAACAGCCTCAAAACTCTTTACTATCAAGAactctatttaaataaatcccGAAATAATAACTGTCTTCAACAAAGGCGGAAAAATGTATTAATCGATTGTAATAATACATGGTTTGAGTGTCGACACGATGATccagataaattaaatttacgaCTTTTCCATAATGAG TTGCTCGTCGTTGTTAGAATATATAGACCCATTAAATACGATACTCACCGACACTCTCTCCTTGACAGAACTCGGTACACACAGGAACTTTATTTGTTAG GTAAAAACAAATTATCGGAACTGAGGGATCACATCAAATGTGCATTGGATCATTCTGTGAGTGCGGATCTTTCACATTATCCAAATGAGTCTAAGTCCGTAAAAAATGGAAAGGAGTTATACAAATcaggatttttattcatcaacgattgtttttataatgatatgaG ATGGCCTGATTGCATCGATTATAGTGAAGTTATTCTTAATTGGGCCAATCAACCAGGAAGAAAACTTGGAAAATTTACTAAGGCTATAATGGAAGATACGTATATAAGGGATCTGGATATCCGACTTGGATATCCCTATGTGTATGTCCATCAT GGAGAGCATGAACATTTATTCTCATTTGTTGATGCACGCCTTGTATCTGCAAATGATCCCCAAGAGGTGTCCAATTATCCATATGAGAGATCCGTTGGAATTAGAAATGGGAAAAATTGTATGATTTGTTCTATGTTTGTAGCCAAGTGGATTACGACAGAAAATGATAGA GTACCTGAGGATCCATTCTATTTTTGTGAAGACTGTTTTCATAACTTCAACTATGGGAAGGACGGTTCCAAAATCGGAAATTTCAAGGCCTATAAGTATGTGGACAATAATGCATTATAG